CGCACGCGCGGGGGTCTTCCCGAGCTGTACCTCGCGTTGACGCGGCTGACCACCTCGTCCCCGCACGCGCGGGGGTCTTCCCAGCGGCTGGATCAACGGGATCCTGTGGGAGGCCTCGTCCCCGCACGCGCGGGGGTCTTCCTCCGTACGCGTCGTCGTCGTCCATTTCGCCCGCCTCGTCCCCGCACGCGCGGGGGTCTTCCGACCAGAGAGGTATCCGACACGGCGCACCCCCCTCGTCCCCGCACGCGCGGGGGTCTTCCGTCGCTCATCCGGTTGAACACTTCCTGGGCGCTCTCGTCCCCGCACGCGCGGGGGTCTTCCGCGGTAGCCGAGGGCGGTGAGCTGCTCGCGCCACTCGTCCCCGCACGCGCGGGGGTCTTCCGTCGACGCCGTCCGATAGCCACGCGGCGTTGGTCTCGTCCCCGCACGCGCGGGGGTCTTCCCGGTCCCAACGGCTGGTCACGCCATCACCTCCGCTCGTCCCCGCACGCGCGGGGGTCTTCCGTGGGGGAACGACCATGGATCCGATCACCCTGGCTCGTCCCCGCACGCGCGGGGGTCTTCCGGTCGCCGCCGCGATGCGGTCGTTCGGCGAGTTCTCGTCCCCGCACGCGCGGGGGTCTTCCTCGTCGAGTGCCTTTTCGACTGGCATCGCCGGCTCGTCCCCGCACGCGCGGGGGTCTTCCGACCTGATCATGTACCTCGCCGCGCAGCCCCACCTCGTCCCCGCACGCGCGGGGGTCTTCCTGACTCCGGCGGCGGCGTGGCGTGCGAGCATCGCTCGTCCCCGCACGCGCGGGGGTCTTCCCCTGGTCCGGATCCACGCGCCGCATGCGCGAGCTCTCGTCCCCGCACGCGCGGGGGTCTTCCGGCTGCGGCGTTGGTGATCTCGCCCTCGGCGCGCTCGTCCCCGCACGCGCGGGGGTCTTCCCTGCAGGTCGGCGACTTCGGGTTCACCTCGATCCTCGTCGCCGCACGCGCGGGGGTCTTCCGCTGTCGGCCACCCGCTCTCACCCCCCTGCCTGCTCGTCCCCGCACGCGCGGGGGTCTTCCCCAGCGCCCGCGCGGCGTCCTCCGGGTTGACGTCTCGTCCCCGCACGCGCGGGGGTCTTCCGTCGCGTTCACCGCCGACCGCGTCCCGCTCATTCTCGTCCCCGCACGCGCGGGGGTCTTCCGCGGGAGCTCGACAAGGTCCTGGCGAACCCCAGCTCGTCCCCGCACGCGCGGGGGTCTTCCCGCTTCGCCGTCTCTGCCTCCGTCTGGGCAGCCCTCGTCCCCGCACGCGCGGGGTCTTCCGGTCGGCATCACCATTGTCGCTCGTCCCCGCACGCGCGGGGGTCTTCCGGTCGTCGCGGGTGTCTTCGTCGTCGAGGACCACTCGTCCCCGCACGCGCGGGGTCTTCCGCGGGTGCGCCACACCCGGTGATCCGCCACATCCTCGTCCCCGCACGCGCGGGGGTCTTCCCTCACCGGTGACGGTGACGTTGCGCCCGCCGACCTCGTCCCCACACGCGCGGGAGTCTTCCTGCGTGGTGCCCATCGCCGGATCACGGCCGACGCTCGTCCCCGCACGCGCGGGGGTCTTCCCCTGTTCGAATCCCGGAAGCCGTCCGGCCATCTCTCGTCCCCGCACGCGCGGGGGTCTTCCGTACGGCGGGTACGCGTTCCAGGACGACCCCCGCTCGTCCCCCACGCGCGGGGGTCTTCCGGACGCCGGGCGGGACCTGAACCGGCTGCGGGCCTCGTCCCCGCACGCGCGGGGGTCTTCCGGCTACGTGAATCCGGCAGGTCCAGACGAGAGGCCAGCGGACGCAACTCGATTAACCGCGGTTAACCAGGACACGCCGCCTGGATCAGGGCTTCTGGTCAGGCCCTAGGCAGCCCTAGCATGGCGGGCATCCGAAGTACCGCGGCCACGATCGGCCCGGGAAGCACACGGAACGGAGCCCGCATGACTCAGGTGCATGTCGTCGCCAACCAGAAGGGCGGCGTCGGTAAGACCACTCTCGCCGTGAACCTGGGGGCGGTGACCTACGACGTCTTGGTCAACCCCGAGCCGATTCTCCGGTCAACCGCTGAAGCTGTCGGCGATCCAGAGAGCCCGGTAATGGTTGCGTCCACAGACCCCCAAGCGTCGTCCGTGTGGTGGTCGAGGCGCGTGGAGCAGCAAGGAGGAGGGCTGCCGTTCGACTTCGCTCAAGTCGACGACCCCCGCGATCTCCGAAAGCTGCGGAACCTGCACTACGAGCACATCTTCGTCGACACGCCAGGCTCGCTGGAGGACGAGCGCATCCTCCAGGCCGCGCTCGACGAGTGCGATGACGTCCTCGTGCCGATGGTGCCGGAGCCACTCTGCTACGACCCGACGACTCGAACGATCGAGTCCGTCATCGCATCGCGCGGGATCCCGTACCGTGTGGTCGTCAACAGCTGGGACCCGCGAGACGGGCTCCCGGATCTTCAGCAGACCGCGCAGTTCATCCGCCGCAAGGGCTGGCCGATGTGTAACACCGTCATCCGGCGGTACAAGCTGCACTCGCGAGCCTCTGCGGAGGGCTTGGTCGTCACGCAATACCCGAAGAATCGGACGGCCATGGAGGCACGCGAGGACTTCTTCCGGCTAGCGCTGGAAATGGGCTATGGCGGGGGAACTACAGTCCCCTCGCAGGCCAGCGCGCCGAACCTCCAGGAGGTCTGACGTGGCGGGGAAGCGGGTAAACCTGTCGGACCTCGCTAGTGATCCGGTGCTGCCAGAGGCCCGCGTACCGGCCTTCGCCGAGGCAGCACCACGAACGGCCCGGGTTCACCATGTCGCGGCCAACCCACTGAACACCCGGGAACTCGACGCCGACCACGCAAAGATCGAGAGCATCGCCGAGTCGATGCGTACGCACGGGCAACTCCAGCCCTGTGCCGTGGTAGCCCGGGAAGCCTTCCTGCGCATCTTTCCGGAGCATGAGGCTGCGATCGGGAAAGCCGCATGGGTACAGGTCACCGGCGGTAGACGACGCGCGGCGGCGCTCCTGGTGAGCCAGCCAACGCTGGACATCGTCGTCAAGAACAACCTGGCGGACAGCAGAGAGGCGTGGGTCAGCGCCACGGCCGCCGAGAATCTCGACCGCGAGAACCTCGACCCCATAGAGGAGGCCAAGGCGGTTCAGCTGCTGGCGCAGGAGTGCGGGACAGGGAAGGCAGCAGCGATACGGCTGTCCCGCACACCCGCCTGGGTGACCCAGCGGCTCAACCTTCTCAAGCTGGCACCGGAAGTGCAGGCCATGCTGAGGTCTGGAGAGCTTCCTCTCCGAGAAGTCCGTGATCTTCACCAGCTCCCGCTCGATCAACAGCTCGGAGAACTGCAGCAGCGGCAGCAGCCGGCCGAGTCGCCTGAATTAACCGCGGTTAACCGTGAGCGCAGTCCCGATGGAGCCTCCCCCGCGGCAGCGAGAACTCGGGCATCGGCAGTAGCGTCCGCCATCAAGCGCCTCGGCGGCACGCCCGACAAGATCGCCGAGGCGCTACGGACAGAGATGACGGACGAGGATCTTCGAGTCCTGGCAG
This sequence is a window from Micromonospora peucetia. Protein-coding genes within it:
- a CDS encoding ParA family protein translates to MTQVHVVANQKGGVGKTTLAVNLGAVTYDVLVNPEPILRSTAEAVGDPESPVMVASTDPQASSVWWSRRVEQQGGGLPFDFAQVDDPRDLRKLRNLHYEHIFVDTPGSLEDERILQAALDECDDVLVPMVPEPLCYDPTTRTIESVIASRGIPYRVVVNSWDPRDGLPDLQQTAQFIRRKGWPMCNTVIRRYKLHSRASAEGLVVTQYPKNRTAMEAREDFFRLALEMGYGGGTTVPSQASAPNLQEV
- a CDS encoding ParB/RepB/Spo0J family partition protein yields the protein MAGKRVNLSDLASDPVLPEARVPAFAEAAPRTARVHHVAANPLNTRELDADHAKIESIAESMRTHGQLQPCAVVAREAFLRIFPEHEAAIGKAAWVQVTGGRRRAAALLVSQPTLDIVVKNNLADSREAWVSATAAENLDRENLDPIEEAKAVQLLAQECGTGKAAAIRLSRTPAWVTQRLNLLKLAPEVQAMLRSGELPLREVRDLHQLPLDQQLGELQQRQQPAESPELTAVNRERSPDGASPAAARTRASAVASAIKRLGGTPDKIAEALRTEMTDEDLRVLADLLLRSPAATGGKESVALQPQDN